The nucleotide window ACTTTCGTCTTCGCCTGTCTCGTGGTGCTCTTCAACCTGATCGCGGATATCCTCTATGGCTGGCTCGACCCTCGCATTTCCTTCCGCTGAGCGGCGGCGCGGCTATTCGCCCTGGCGCGAGACCTGGCGGCGCTATCGCCGGCACCGGCCGGCCGTGGTCAGCGCCGTGCTGCTGTTCGTGCTGATCACGGCGGTGGTGCTGGGCCCGTTCGTCTGGCGCATCCCCATCAACGAGATCGACATCACCGCAGGGTTGCAGGGGCCGTCGCTCGCGCATCCCTTCGGCACCGACGATCTCGGGCAGGATATTCTCGCCCGCATGATCTATGGCGGCCGCATCTCGTTGGCCGTTGGCCTGGCGGCGATGACGGTCGCCGTGCTCGTCGGCACGCTGATCGGCGCGCTTGCCGGCATGTCGCGCGGCGCACTCGGTCATGCGCTGATGTGGCTCACCGATCTATTCCTGTCGCTGCCGCAACTGCCGCTGCTGTTGCTGCTGATCTACCTGTTCCGCGACGGGCTGAAAGCCGTCTTCGGTCCCGAGGGCGGCATCTTCATCCTGATCGTGCTCGTCATCG belongs to Bradyrhizobium icense and includes:
- a CDS encoding ABC transporter permease yields the protein MAGSTLAFPSAERRRGYSPWRETWRRYRRHRPAVVSAVLLFVLITAVVLGPFVWRIPINEIDITAGLQGPSLAHPFGTDDLGQDILARMIYGGRISLAVGLAAMTVAVLVGTLIGALAGMSRGALGHALMWLTDLFLSLPQLPLLLLLIYLFRDGLKAVFGPEGGIFILIVLVIGGLRWMPVARLVRAQFLSLREKEFVEAARALGASPLRQVVRHILPNAVGPVIIAGTIDVAAAIIAESTLSFLGLGFPPDTPTWGRILFDAKDFLDIGPHWALFPGGAIFIAVVAINFIGDGLRDALDARRVI